The following proteins are co-located in the Neodiprion virginianus isolate iyNeoVirg1 chromosome 6, iyNeoVirg1.1, whole genome shotgun sequence genome:
- the LOC124308162 gene encoding M-phase inducer phosphatase-like isoform X2: MMHWRKVSESSSEMYDCTRLFKNAFKLTHRTHEATVRRSLARRLVGMTSQDLTNPEIVLPSSSGKENGFALRRSQTSKSSPRKLPAPVKSRAPLEDWDPNSQDSGYGTNYPDKDDVKCQDQFRFAEPLGVAPRRSSAESGSPLRSPHRSPVRNIRPPFFNSLSSGSESMDDGFTELVDMENLDEDTQLPCGLSSLLSGQIMAEKPTESELTTPEGRPKLSMRRSLSLQNENVTPQSSKVRSCLFRSPTAICSVSRLSFDDSPRMNSSPVSPPPKSFKRPEPPTNASPAFVKRSRKSNSLQDISEKTTSPQKPSLQRCFSETEAHALIKSAIHRSTTDADLTGDFSKQCILPLAEGQHEDLKSISSSTLAALIRGEFTDRVRSFKIVDCRYPYEFEGGHVEGALNLFSKDMIEQHLLEPLTNVPEIQSDAEKRDIVVFHCEFSWERGPNLSRFLRNIDRQRNKEHYPALHYPEVYLLHGGYQQFYNQQKELCSPQGYRPMRHPDHEADLRQFRSKSKSWQGEKSRLNSSSARTNLKRLGL, translated from the exons ATGATGCATTGGCGAAAAGTTTCGGAATCGTCCTCGGAAATGTACGATTGCACAag ACTCTTCAAAAATGCCTTCAAACTCACTCACAGGACACATGAAGCGACCGTAAGACGATCGCTGGCCCGTCGCCTTGTTGGCATGACGTCGCAAGACCTTACCAACCCTGAAATAGTGCTGCCATCTTCCTCCGGCAAGGAGAACGGATTCGCACTCCGTAGATCCCAGACCTCCAAAAGTAGTCCTCGAAAG cTTCCCGCACCGGTAAAATCCCGTGCGCCTCTGGAGGATTGGGATCCGAACAGCCAGGACAGTGGATATGGGACGAATTATCCTGACAAGGATGACGTCAAATGTCAGGATCAGTTCAGGTTTGCGGAACCATTGGGTGTCGCTCCGAGACGTTCTTCCGCCGAGTCCGGAAGTCCGTTGCGATCCCCGCATAGATCACCGGTCAGAAACATCCGACCTCCGTTCTTCAACAGCCTTTCATCCGGCTCGGAAAGCATGGACGACGGTTTCACAGAGCTCGTCGACATGGAAAATCTGGACGAGGACACGCAGCTACCCTGCGGATTGTCATCGCTTCTCTCCGGTCAGATTATGGCCGAGAAGCCGACGGAGTCCGAGCTCACAACGCCGGAAGGCCGCCCGAAGCTTTCCATGCGGCGTTCGCTCTCTCTGCAGAACGAAAATGTCACACCTCAGAGCTCGAAGGTCAGATCCTGCCTGTTCAGATCTCCGACCGCGATATGCTCGGTGTCAAGATTATCCTTCGACGACAGCCCACGGATGAATTCGTCGCCCGTATCGCCGCCACCAAAATCGTTCAAGAGACCTGAACCACCGACAAACGCCAGCCCGGCATTCGTCAAGAGATCTAGGAAATCTAACAGCCTGCAGGATATATCGGAGAAAACTACCAGCCCACAGAAGCCGTCCCTTCAGAGATGCTTTTCGGAGACTGAGGCTCACGCTCTCATCAAATCTGCGATTCACAGAAGTACAACCGACGCCGATCTCACCGGAGATTTCAGCAAACAGTGCATACTTCCATTGGCCGAAGGACAGCACGAAGATCTTAAATCGATATCCTCGAGCACATTGGCGGCGCTGATTCGCGGAGAGTTCACCGATCGTGTAAGGTCTTTCAAGATTGTTGACTGCAGATATCCATACGAATTTGAAGGAGGCCACGTCGAAGGCGCCTTAAACCTCTTCAGCAAAGACATGATCGAACAACATCTACTCGAACCGTTGACGAATGTTCCGGAAATTCAATCGGACGCAGAAAAGCGGGACATCGTTGTTTTTCACTGTGAATTTTCCTGGGAAAGAGGACCAAATCTTTCCCGTTTCCTTCGCAACATAGACAGACAACGTAACAAGGAACACTATCCGGCGCTCCATTATCCAGAGGTATATCTCCTTCACGGTGGATATCAACAATTTTACAACCAGCAGAAGGAACTCTGCTCACCCCAGGGATACAGACCTATGCGGCATCCCGATCACGAAGCAGATTTGCGCCAGTTTCGCAGCAAGAGCAAGAGTTGGCAAGGTGAAAAATCGCGATTAAACAGTTCCTCTGCCCGTACTAATCTGAAGCGACTCGGTTTGTAG